Proteins encoded together in one Streptomyces sp. TLI_171 window:
- a CDS encoding carbohydrate ABC transporter permease, with protein MPTNASPPLRTRIRPYLLIAPTLVGAAYLLLYPFARNLVISVQHFRMAELIRGGAPFVGLDNYTELLSDPKFWTVAARTAGWTALNTVLITGLGTLVALMLVRLGRRMRLAVMSALVLVWATPVIAATTVFQWLFQSRFGVVNWALDQLGLHGYHDYAWFAHPTATFTVLVLLVVWQSVPFAALTLYGGLTTIPAELYESARIDGATAWQTFRMVTVPVLRPLFALVTSLEVIWTFKCFAQIWVVSQGGPDGATTTLPVYAFQIAQNLHKYDLGSAASTLTVLILLAALVTTLRRMHRQEGAEA; from the coding sequence GTGCCCACCAACGCGTCACCGCCGCTCCGCACCCGGATCCGGCCGTACCTGCTCATCGCCCCGACCCTGGTGGGCGCGGCGTACCTGCTGCTCTACCCGTTCGCCCGCAACCTGGTGATCTCCGTCCAGCACTTCCGGATGGCCGAACTCATCCGCGGCGGCGCCCCGTTCGTCGGCCTGGACAACTACACCGAGCTGCTCTCCGACCCCAAGTTCTGGACCGTCGCCGCCCGCACCGCCGGCTGGACCGCGCTCAACACCGTGCTGATCACCGGCCTCGGCACGCTGGTCGCGCTGATGCTGGTCCGGCTCGGCAGGCGGATGCGGCTGGCGGTGATGAGCGCCCTGGTGCTGGTCTGGGCCACGCCGGTGATCGCCGCCACCACGGTGTTCCAGTGGCTCTTCCAGTCCCGGTTCGGAGTGGTCAACTGGGCGCTTGACCAGTTGGGACTGCACGGCTACCACGACTACGCCTGGTTCGCCCACCCCACCGCCACCTTCACCGTGCTGGTGCTGCTGGTGGTCTGGCAGTCCGTCCCGTTCGCCGCACTCACCCTCTACGGTGGCCTCACCACCATCCCCGCCGAACTCTACGAATCCGCCCGGATCGACGGCGCCACCGCCTGGCAGACCTTCCGGATGGTCACCGTCCCCGTGCTGCGCCCGCTGTTCGCCCTGGTCACCTCGCTCGAAGTGATCTGGACCTTCAAGTGCTTCGCCCAGATCTGGGTGGTCAGCCAGGGCGGCCCCGACGGCGCCACCACCACCCTGCCCGTCTACGCCTTCCAGATCGCCCAGAACCTGCACAAGTACGACCTCGGCTCCGCGGCGTCCACGCTCACCGTGCTGATCCTGCTCGCCGCGCTCGTCACCACCCTGCGGCGGATGCACCGCCAGGAAGGAGCCGAGGCATGA
- a CDS encoding extracellular solute-binding protein, producing MRPTALPTPLRTAIALVLGAATLTGCSSSGPAAQDTAGPAKLTVWIMKDSVSDTFLKNFKAEFEAGHAGTTLDVQIQEWEGIGQKVTSALASKDAPDVIEVGNTQVAQYAASGGVHDLSDKVADLDGSHWIPGLAEPGKIGGQQFGIPWYAANRVVIYHKDLFAQAGITAPPKTREEWIADTEKLNTGGNEGIYLSGQTWYALAGFIWDEGGDLAVKGADGKWKGALDTPQAQAGIEFYKKLQALGKGPKDSDEAKPPQAEVFAQGHTAQLISTPGGAGAILKANPALKDKLGFFSIPGKSADKPGAVFTGGSDLIVPESSQHQAAAYEVVKALAGDKWQTEMAKEMSYVPNRTTLASVLSGNEGAAAMAAGAVNGHATPNSPNWAAVEADNPIKQYMTRVLTGTDPAGAGKSASESITKALSGN from the coding sequence GTGAGACCCACCGCTCTTCCGACCCCGCTGCGCACCGCGATCGCCCTCGTGCTCGGCGCGGCCACCCTGACCGGCTGTTCCTCCTCCGGTCCGGCCGCCCAGGACACGGCAGGCCCGGCCAAGCTGACGGTCTGGATCATGAAGGACAGCGTCAGCGACACCTTCCTGAAGAACTTCAAGGCCGAGTTCGAGGCCGGCCACGCCGGCACCACGCTGGACGTGCAGATCCAGGAGTGGGAGGGCATCGGGCAGAAGGTGACCAGTGCGCTGGCGAGCAAGGACGCGCCCGACGTGATCGAGGTCGGCAACACCCAGGTCGCGCAGTACGCGGCCAGCGGCGGCGTCCACGACCTCAGCGACAAGGTCGCCGACCTCGACGGCTCGCACTGGATCCCCGGCCTGGCCGAGCCCGGCAAGATCGGCGGCCAGCAGTTCGGCATCCCGTGGTACGCCGCCAACCGCGTGGTGATCTACCACAAGGACCTGTTCGCGCAGGCCGGCATCACCGCCCCGCCGAAGACCCGGGAGGAGTGGATCGCCGACACCGAGAAGCTCAACACCGGTGGCAACGAAGGCATCTACCTGAGCGGCCAGACCTGGTACGCGCTGGCCGGGTTCATCTGGGACGAGGGCGGCGACCTCGCGGTCAAGGGCGCCGACGGCAAGTGGAAGGGCGCCCTGGACACCCCGCAGGCGCAGGCCGGCATCGAGTTCTACAAGAAGCTCCAGGCACTCGGCAAGGGCCCGAAGGACTCCGACGAGGCCAAGCCCCCGCAGGCCGAGGTGTTCGCCCAGGGCCACACCGCGCAGCTGATCTCCACCCCCGGCGGCGCCGGCGCGATCCTCAAGGCCAACCCGGCGCTCAAGGACAAGCTCGGCTTCTTCTCGATCCCCGGCAAGAGCGCCGACAAGCCCGGCGCGGTCTTCACCGGCGGCTCCGACCTGATCGTCCCCGAGTCCTCCCAGCACCAGGCCGCCGCCTACGAGGTGGTCAAGGCGCTGGCCGGCGACAAGTGGCAGACCGAGATGGCCAAGGAGATGAGCTACGTCCCCAACCGGACCACCCTCGCCTCCGTGCTCAGCGGCAACGAGGGCGCCGCCGCGATGGCCGCCGGCGCGGTCAACGGCCACGCCACTCCCAACTCGCCGAACTGGGCGGCCGTCGAGGCCGACAACCCGATCAAGCAGTACATGACCCGGGTGCTCACCGGAACCGACCCGGCCGGCGCGGGCAAGAGCGCCAGCGAGTCCATCACCAAGGCGCTCAGCGGCAACTGA
- a CDS encoding GntR family transcriptional regulator: MTSETSGGAGLKRDQVREYLRELVESLTPGDPIPSERALCTQLGVSRPTLRAGVDELVAAGLLVREHGRGMFVAPAKIVQELAPAGGGESSFTVPRASGSWTSRVLEFAALPAGPAIGRKLRLSPAAEILHIALLRLVDGEPMAIEHLHIPADLVPGLAPADLESGDFYDLLAAHGVRVHEAVQAIEPTVVSDREARVLAVPALSPALRFERLTTDVTGRPVEYVHSLYRGDRYRIVSRISLADPSPTSPDNPRHHPGIPPGDLTTRGTGRTVTTGDIQPVL; this comes from the coding sequence ATGACGTCCGAGACGTCCGGCGGTGCGGGCCTGAAGCGGGATCAGGTCCGGGAGTATCTGCGCGAACTGGTCGAGTCGCTGACGCCCGGCGACCCGATCCCCTCCGAGCGGGCGCTCTGCACCCAGCTCGGGGTGTCCCGCCCGACGCTGCGCGCCGGCGTGGACGAACTGGTCGCCGCCGGCCTGCTGGTGCGCGAGCACGGCCGCGGCATGTTCGTCGCCCCTGCGAAGATCGTCCAGGAGCTGGCGCCCGCCGGCGGCGGCGAGTCGTCCTTCACCGTCCCGCGCGCGTCCGGCAGTTGGACCAGCCGGGTGCTGGAGTTCGCCGCTCTCCCGGCCGGCCCGGCGATCGGCCGCAAGCTACGGCTCTCCCCCGCCGCCGAGATCCTGCACATCGCCCTGCTCCGCCTGGTGGACGGCGAGCCGATGGCGATCGAGCACCTGCACATCCCCGCCGACCTGGTGCCCGGTCTCGCCCCCGCCGACCTGGAGAGCGGCGACTTCTACGACCTGCTCGCCGCCCACGGCGTCCGCGTCCACGAGGCCGTCCAGGCCATCGAACCGACCGTGGTCAGCGACCGCGAGGCCCGCGTCCTCGCCGTCCCCGCCCTCTCCCCCGCCCTGCGCTTCGAACGCCTCACCACCGACGTCACCGGCCGCCCCGTCGAGTACGTCCACTCCCTCTACCGCGGCGACCGCTACCGCATCGTCTCCCGCATCTCCCTCGCCGACCCCTCCCCCACCTCCCCCGACAACCCCCGCCACCACCCCGGCATCCCCCCCGGCGACCTCACCACCCGCGGCACCGGGCGCACCGTCACCACCGGAGACATCCAGCCCGTCCTCTGA
- a CDS encoding DoxX family protein, whose protein sequence is MFVCLAVVTVFMSALLLVSAGAKSLRTRHITEQMATLGVPQNMMALLIGAQIAGAAGAIAGLWWGPVGIAAAIGLTLYFAGAVAFHLRVGDRKGAFPALVLTMASVALIVLRAATL, encoded by the coding sequence ATGTTCGTCTGCCTTGCCGTCGTCACCGTGTTCATGTCGGCGCTTCTCCTGGTATCGGCGGGGGCCAAGTCCCTGCGGACGCGGCACATCACCGAGCAGATGGCCACCCTCGGAGTGCCGCAGAACATGATGGCTCTCCTGATCGGCGCTCAGATAGCGGGCGCGGCCGGTGCGATCGCCGGACTCTGGTGGGGACCCGTCGGAATCGCCGCCGCGATCGGCCTGACGCTCTATTTCGCCGGGGCGGTCGCCTTCCACCTGCGCGTCGGCGACCGCAAGGGCGCGTTCCCGGCGCTGGTGCTCACCATGGCCTCCGTCGCCCTGATCGTGCTGCGTGCTGCCACCCTCTGA
- a CDS encoding helix-turn-helix domain-containing protein encodes MSLRPGIAFLADCPALLAMEIIASKWSMVTLFALTDGPLRHGELVELSGGISRKVLTQTLRRLQANGLVERHAYAEAPPRVEYSLTDLGRTLEEPIRMLTAWARENGEAVVTFREAAEAAATIDENPSRF; translated from the coding sequence ATGAGCCTTCGACCCGGAATTGCTTTCCTCGCCGACTGTCCCGCTCTCCTGGCCATGGAGATCATCGCCAGCAAGTGGTCCATGGTCACGCTCTTCGCGCTGACCGACGGCCCGTTGCGCCACGGAGAGCTGGTCGAGCTGAGCGGTGGCATTTCGCGCAAGGTACTGACCCAGACGCTGCGCCGGCTCCAAGCCAACGGGCTCGTCGAGCGGCACGCGTACGCCGAGGCGCCGCCGCGCGTGGAGTACAGCCTGACCGATCTCGGGCGAACCCTGGAGGAGCCCATCAGGATGCTCACCGCATGGGCGCGGGAGAACGGCGAGGCGGTCGTCACCTTCCGGGAAGCGGCCGAGGCGGCCGCCACCATTGATGAGAACCCGAGCCGTTTCTGA
- a CDS encoding LysR family transcriptional regulator — protein MELRQLRTFEAVVEHRTVTEAATALGLAPSTVSEQIRTLESSLGTPLFARNPRGMTLTAAGRRLLPWAARLREQAEQARRDVTTEHPTVRLGALETLAATHLPPLLAELADHHPELRIDLRIGPVRDTLLAELAARTLDAALLLDTAGPLGELGFPVPPAPLDHLDLQDVPLALVAAPGHPRRHATALHPADLPPDTRLLVGDPACSFALAAHRHFGPHLERLRTGGIAVTRACAERGLGIALLPEFAVHDQLADGALTRLDLAHPPAPLRLRLVWRHGEDAARPGLREVLYGLSSRI, from the coding sequence ATGGAACTGCGGCAGTTGCGGACCTTCGAAGCGGTCGTCGAGCACCGCACCGTCACCGAGGCCGCCACCGCGCTGGGACTCGCCCCGTCCACCGTCTCCGAACAGATCCGCACCCTCGAAAGCTCGCTCGGCACCCCGCTGTTCGCCCGCAACCCGCGCGGCATGACCCTCACCGCCGCCGGACGGCGCCTGCTGCCCTGGGCCGCCCGCCTGCGCGAACAGGCCGAGCAGGCCCGCCGCGACGTCACCACCGAACACCCCACCGTCCGCCTCGGCGCCCTGGAGACCCTCGCCGCCACCCACCTCCCCCCACTGCTCGCCGAACTAGCCGACCACCACCCCGAGCTGCGCATCGACCTGCGGATCGGACCGGTCCGCGACACGCTGCTCGCCGAACTCGCCGCCCGCACCCTGGACGCCGCCCTGCTGCTCGACACCGCCGGGCCGCTCGGCGAACTCGGCTTCCCCGTCCCGCCCGCGCCCCTCGACCACCTCGACCTCCAGGACGTCCCGCTCGCCCTGGTCGCCGCCCCCGGCCACCCCCGACGCCACGCCACCGCCCTGCACCCCGCCGACCTGCCGCCCGACACCCGCCTGCTGGTCGGCGACCCCGCCTGCTCCTTCGCGCTGGCCGCCCACCGCCACTTCGGCCCCCACCTCGAACGCCTCCGCACCGGCGGCATCGCCGTCACCCGCGCCTGCGCCGAACGCGGCCTCGGCATCGCCCTGCTCCCCGAATTCGCCGTCCACGACCAACTCGCCGACGGCGCCCTCACCCGCCTCGACCTAGCCCACCCGCCCGCGCCGCTGCGCCTCCGCCTGGTCTGGCGCCACGGCGAGGACGCCGCCCGCCCGGGCCTCCGCGAAGTCCTCTACGGCCTGAGCAGCCGGATCTGA
- a CDS encoding MFS transporter — MLTTAVRPFAPPLARTRVLLGLSLSYFAVLLDTTVLAVAEPDLARSLGSSTAGLQWVVTAYTVAFGAVLLSAGTLADRFGADRLFRLGVAGFGAASAACALAPGLWSLVVWRAVLGVAAALSVPSGMALLGVVFPVPAERARAVSVWAGVSGAAMACGPVVGGALVGWFGWRSVFWLNVPLTLLVLALTASRGLRAPRRAQRTDWWSQAALVAGLALLIDALIAAGAGEAGQAAVAGAGALVAGGWFVRRERDGELRRVVLAADGVRTALAAGAAVNFALLGVLFVLPLVFVRVWGWSAAVAGAAFLPMTVSPAGVPLLLTGRLVARRGPWLPVVAGAALLAAGCAGAAAAVGFGASYPVLAMALGAVGFGVALSLPALVAAVVSSAPAGATGAASGLLNAVRQVGASLGVAVLGALVAVPDRTGAATALLLPVPVCAVAAVLALGRARRTSSRHQAS, encoded by the coding sequence GTGCTGACCACCGCTGTCCGACCGTTCGCTCCACCGCTCGCCCGCACGCGCGTGTTGCTCGGGCTCTCGCTGTCGTACTTCGCGGTGCTGCTGGACACCACCGTGCTGGCGGTCGCGGAGCCGGATCTGGCGCGCTCGCTGGGGAGTTCGACGGCGGGGCTGCAGTGGGTGGTGACGGCGTACACGGTGGCGTTCGGCGCGGTGCTGCTGTCGGCGGGGACGCTGGCGGACCGGTTCGGCGCGGACCGGCTGTTCCGGCTGGGGGTGGCGGGATTCGGTGCGGCGTCGGCGGCGTGCGCGCTGGCGCCGGGGCTGTGGTCGCTGGTGGTGTGGCGGGCGGTGCTGGGGGTGGCGGCGGCGTTGTCGGTGCCGTCGGGGATGGCGCTGCTGGGCGTGGTCTTCCCGGTGCCGGCCGAGCGGGCCCGGGCGGTGTCGGTGTGGGCGGGGGTGAGCGGCGCGGCGATGGCGTGCGGTCCGGTGGTGGGCGGCGCGCTGGTGGGGTGGTTCGGCTGGCGGTCGGTGTTCTGGCTGAACGTGCCGCTGACCCTGCTGGTGCTGGCGTTGACGGCGTCCCGGGGACTGCGCGCGCCGCGCCGGGCGCAGCGGACGGACTGGTGGTCGCAGGCGGCGCTGGTGGCGGGGCTGGCGCTGCTGATCGACGCGTTGATCGCGGCGGGCGCGGGCGAGGCCGGGCAGGCGGCGGTGGCGGGTGCGGGCGCGCTGGTGGCGGGCGGCTGGTTCGTCCGGCGGGAGCGGGACGGGGAGTTGCGGCGGGTGGTGCTGGCGGCGGACGGGGTGCGGACGGCGCTGGCGGCGGGCGCGGCGGTGAACTTCGCGCTGCTGGGCGTGCTGTTCGTGCTGCCCCTGGTGTTCGTCCGGGTGTGGGGGTGGTCGGCGGCGGTGGCGGGCGCGGCGTTCCTGCCGATGACGGTGTCGCCGGCGGGTGTGCCGTTGCTGCTGACGGGTCGTCTGGTGGCGCGCCGGGGGCCGTGGCTGCCGGTGGTGGCGGGGGCGGCGTTGCTGGCGGCGGGGTGTGCGGGGGCGGCGGCCGCGGTGGGGTTCGGGGCGTCCTACCCGGTGCTGGCGATGGCGCTGGGGGCGGTCGGGTTCGGGGTGGCGCTGTCGCTGCCGGCACTGGTCGCGGCGGTGGTGTCGTCGGCTCCGGCGGGGGCGACGGGGGCGGCGAGCGGGCTGCTGAACGCGGTGCGGCAGGTGGGCGCCTCGCTGGGGGTGGCGGTGCTCGGCGCGTTGGTGGCGGTGCCGGACCGGACGGGCGCGGCGACGGCGCTGCTGCTGCCGGTGCCGGTGTGCGCGGTGGCGGCGGTGCTGGCCCTGGGGCGGGCCCGCCGCACATCCTCTCGACATCAAGCATCTTGA
- a CDS encoding MFS transporter: MSEREHRDGLLTQLRRPPGGRDGRTMLVALFTDRTGSGVWAAACVLYFTEVGHLTAGRVGLLLGLASVAGIAGSPLAGRLAASLGVRPVLIGCHLLRVVALAAVLFCSSFAPLLLAVAASALGDRAARAMELLFATEVAGERRSVYRALSRTAMNAGYAAGAGLAAAGLAVGTPAAYRALLIADVVSFLIAAALVAGLREPRPGGRVVAGSERPAPAAQAGPRPTPWRDGGYLRFVALDCALTIDDAILNVGLPLWLIHSTRAPHALVPAFLAINTVLVVASQLRVSARVRTPRQAVRAVPLYGFAVLGCCAAAALAGGTGAVLGSLLLLVAAVLVTLAELLRSVVSWELSVALAPDRARPEYLGVAGMAQSTEKAAGPLLLTGAVLATGPLGWLALGAATCAAAYAQRRFSATRLTATAPAPTPVARATAAG, encoded by the coding sequence ATGAGCGAACGCGAGCACCGGGACGGGCTGTTGACCCAGCTGCGCCGTCCCCCGGGCGGGCGGGACGGCCGGACCATGCTGGTGGCGCTGTTCACCGACCGGACCGGCTCGGGCGTCTGGGCGGCGGCCTGCGTGCTGTACTTCACCGAGGTCGGCCACCTCACGGCCGGCCGGGTCGGTCTGCTGCTGGGGCTCGCCTCGGTCGCCGGGATCGCCGGCTCCCCGCTGGCGGGGCGGCTGGCCGCCTCGCTGGGCGTGCGGCCGGTGCTGATCGGCTGTCACCTGCTGCGCGTGGTCGCCCTCGCGGCGGTGCTGTTCTGCTCCTCCTTCGCTCCGCTGCTGCTGGCGGTCGCGGCCTCGGCGCTCGGCGACCGGGCGGCCCGCGCGATGGAGCTGCTGTTCGCCACCGAGGTGGCGGGCGAGCGCCGCTCGGTCTACCGGGCGCTGTCCCGGACGGCGATGAACGCCGGGTACGCGGCGGGCGCGGGCCTGGCCGCGGCGGGCCTGGCGGTCGGCACCCCGGCCGCGTACCGGGCGCTGCTGATCGCCGACGTGGTCTCCTTCCTGATCGCCGCCGCCCTGGTCGCGGGCCTGCGGGAGCCGCGCCCGGGCGGCCGGGTGGTCGCGGGCAGCGAACGCCCGGCGCCGGCCGCCCAGGCGGGGCCCCGGCCGACCCCGTGGCGGGACGGCGGCTACCTGCGCTTCGTCGCCCTGGACTGCGCGCTGACCATCGACGACGCGATCCTGAACGTCGGCCTGCCGCTCTGGCTGATCCACTCCACCCGGGCCCCGCACGCCCTGGTCCCGGCCTTCCTGGCGATCAACACGGTGCTGGTGGTGGCCAGTCAGCTGCGCGTCTCGGCCCGGGTCCGGACACCCCGTCAGGCGGTGCGCGCGGTGCCGCTGTACGGCTTCGCGGTGCTGGGCTGCTGCGCGGCGGCGGCACTCGCGGGCGGGACGGGCGCCGTGCTCGGCTCGCTCCTGCTGCTGGTCGCGGCCGTACTGGTGACGCTCGCCGAACTGCTGCGCTCGGTGGTCTCCTGGGAGCTGTCGGTGGCGCTCGCCCCGGACCGGGCCCGCCCGGAGTACCTGGGCGTGGCGGGGATGGCGCAGTCCACCGAGAAGGCCGCCGGCCCGCTGCTGCTGACCGGCGCCGTCCTTGCCACCGGCCCGCTGGGCTGGCTCGCCCTGGGCGCGGCCACCTGCGCGGCGGCCTACGCCCAGCGCCGCTTCAGCGCCACCCGCCTCACCGCCACCGCTCCTGCCCCGACCCCCGTGGCCCGGGCAACGGCCGCCGGTTGA
- a CDS encoding isochorismatase family protein, translating to MSATNASATLRRVIGLDDTPPRLAGATLVLIDYQNTYREGVMALDGAEEALAAGARLLAAARAAGTPVVHVVNDGGPGTPYDIRAEIGAISPEVAPRAGEPVVVKEFPDAFHNTELAAVLARSGVGPERPDLVLAGFMTHMCVQFTAQGAFRAGLRPAVVAEACATRALPGPGGSVVPAADLHAAALTTVGDLFGTVVGTVAELA from the coding sequence ATGAGCGCGACGAACGCATCCGCCACCCTGCGCCGGGTGATCGGCCTGGACGACACCCCGCCCCGGCTGGCCGGCGCGACCCTGGTCCTGATCGACTACCAGAACACCTACCGCGAGGGCGTGATGGCGCTGGACGGCGCCGAGGAGGCGCTCGCCGCCGGGGCCCGGCTGCTGGCCGCGGCGCGGGCGGCCGGCACGCCCGTGGTGCACGTGGTGAACGACGGCGGACCGGGCACGCCGTACGACATCCGGGCCGAGATCGGCGCGATCAGCCCGGAGGTCGCGCCGAGGGCGGGGGAGCCGGTCGTGGTCAAGGAGTTCCCGGACGCCTTCCACAACACCGAACTGGCCGCGGTGCTGGCCAGGTCGGGCGTCGGGCCCGAGCGGCCGGACCTGGTGCTCGCCGGCTTCATGACCCACATGTGCGTGCAGTTCACCGCCCAGGGCGCATTCCGGGCCGGACTCCGGCCCGCGGTGGTCGCCGAGGCCTGCGCGACCCGGGCCCTGCCCGGCCCGGGCGGGTCCGTCGTCCCGGCAGCGGACCTGCACGCGGCCGCGCTCACCACCGTCGGCGACCTGTTCGGCACCGTGGTCGGCACGGTCGCCGAGCTGGCCTGA